One stretch of Streptomyces peucetius DNA includes these proteins:
- the hemB gene encoding porphobilinogen synthase produces MTVYGSFPGARPRRLRVNPAMRRMVAETRLHPADLILPAFVREGISEPVPIQAMPGVVQHTRDTLRKAAVEAREAGVAGIMLFGVPEDEKKDGLGTAGTDPDGILQVAIRDVKAEVGDELVIMSDLCLDEYTDHGHCGVLAEDGRVDNDATLERYAEMAQVQADAGVHVVGPSGMMDGQVGVVRDALDTIGKEDVSILAYTAKYSSAFYSPFREAVGSSLKGDRKTYQQDPANARESLRELALDLEEGADMVMVKPAGPYLDILAKVAESVDVPVAAYQISGEYAMVEAAAEKGWIDRDKAIAETLLGIKRAGASMILTYWATEVAQGLGAGR; encoded by the coding sequence ATGACTGTGTACGGATCCTTTCCCGGTGCGCGGCCGCGGCGGCTGCGGGTGAATCCCGCGATGCGGCGCATGGTCGCCGAGACCCGGCTGCACCCGGCCGATCTGATCCTGCCCGCCTTCGTGCGCGAGGGGATCAGCGAGCCCGTCCCGATCCAGGCCATGCCGGGCGTCGTGCAGCACACCCGTGACACGCTCCGGAAGGCCGCCGTCGAGGCGCGTGAGGCCGGGGTTGCCGGGATCATGCTCTTCGGCGTACCGGAGGACGAGAAGAAGGACGGCCTCGGGACCGCCGGCACGGACCCGGACGGCATCCTCCAGGTCGCCATCCGCGATGTGAAGGCCGAGGTCGGCGACGAACTCGTCATCATGTCCGACCTGTGCCTCGACGAGTACACCGACCACGGCCACTGCGGTGTCCTGGCCGAGGACGGCCGCGTCGACAACGACGCCACGCTGGAGCGTTACGCCGAGATGGCCCAGGTCCAGGCCGACGCCGGCGTCCACGTCGTCGGCCCCAGCGGCATGATGGACGGCCAGGTCGGCGTCGTCCGCGACGCGCTCGACACCATCGGCAAGGAGGACGTGTCGATCCTCGCGTACACCGCGAAGTACTCGTCCGCGTTCTACAGCCCCTTCCGCGAGGCGGTCGGCTCGTCGCTCAAGGGCGACCGCAAGACCTACCAGCAGGACCCGGCCAATGCGCGGGAGTCGCTGCGCGAGCTGGCGCTCGACCTCGAGGAGGGCGCCGACATGGTCATGGTCAAGCCCGCCGGCCCCTACCTCGACATCCTCGCCAAGGTCGCCGAGTCGGTGGACGTGCCGGTCGCCGCCTACCAGATCAGCGGCGAGTACGCGATGGTCGAGGCCGCTGCCGAGAAGGGCTGGATCGACCGGGACAAGGCGATCGCCGAGACGCTGCTCGGCATCAAGCGCGCCGGCGCGAGCATGATCCTGACGTATTGGGCGACGGAGGTCGCCCAGGGGCTCGGCGCAGGTCGCTGA
- a CDS encoding HAD family hydrolase encodes MAALGWLTPRRRSATARSVLAGEAAAEAARKSSQTIEALEAQEVTAPAVEPEFPVAGDERAAAFFDLDNTVMQGAAIFHFGRGLYKRKFFQRRELARFAWQQAWFRLAGVEDPEHMQDARESALSIVQGHRVSELMSIGEEIYDEYMADRIWPGTRALAQAHLDAGQKVWLVTAAPVETATIIARRLGLTGALGTVAESVDGVYTGKLVGEPLHGPAKAEAVRALAAAEGLVLSRCAAYSDSHNDIPMLSLVGHPYAINPDTKLRKHARQRDWRLRDYRTGRKAAKVGIPAAAGVGALAGGTAAAVALHRRRR; translated from the coding sequence ATGGCCGCACTGGGATGGCTCACTCCGCGCAGGCGCTCCGCCACGGCACGCAGCGTGCTCGCGGGCGAAGCCGCAGCAGAGGCAGCACGGAAGTCCTCGCAGACGATCGAGGCGCTCGAGGCGCAGGAGGTCACCGCCCCTGCCGTCGAACCGGAGTTCCCCGTCGCGGGCGACGAACGCGCCGCCGCCTTCTTCGACCTCGACAACACCGTCATGCAGGGCGCCGCGATCTTCCACTTCGGCCGGGGCCTGTACAAGCGGAAGTTCTTCCAGCGCCGCGAACTGGCCCGGTTCGCCTGGCAGCAGGCGTGGTTCAGGCTCGCGGGGGTCGAGGACCCGGAGCACATGCAGGACGCCCGCGAGAGCGCCCTGTCCATCGTCCAGGGCCACCGCGTCTCCGAACTGATGAGCATCGGCGAGGAGATCTACGACGAGTACATGGCCGACCGGATCTGGCCCGGCACCCGCGCCCTCGCACAGGCGCACCTCGACGCCGGCCAGAAGGTCTGGCTGGTGACCGCGGCACCCGTCGAGACCGCGACGATCATCGCCCGCCGTCTCGGGCTGACCGGCGCACTCGGCACCGTCGCCGAGTCCGTCGACGGTGTCTACACGGGCAAGCTCGTCGGCGAACCGCTCCACGGCCCGGCGAAGGCGGAGGCGGTACGCGCCCTGGCGGCCGCAGAGGGCCTGGTCCTCTCCCGCTGCGCCGCGTACAGCGACAGCCACAACGACATCCCGATGCTCTCGCTCGTCGGGCACCCGTACGCGATCAACCCGGACACCAAGCTGCGCAAGCACGCCCGGCAGCGCGACTGGCGGCTGCGCGACTACCGGACGGGCCGCAAGGCCGCCAAGGTCGGCATCCCGGCCGCGGCCGGCGTGGGCGCGCTGGCGGGCGGTACCGCCGCCGCGGTCGCCCTCCACCGCCGCCGCCGCTGA
- a CDS encoding class I SAM-dependent methyltransferase, with protein sequence MSARTLHVDPSNAEQARAWDGDEGSYWAAHADDFDRAIHAYQRPFLDAAALHRGERVLDIGCGNGLTSRAAARLTVGGPVLGIDLSGPMLRFARREAEREGLDSVRHEQADAQTYPFPEASFDVAISRMGCMFFADPVTAFRNIARALRPGGRLVLLVWQAVEHNEWFRSFATALAAGRDLPVPPPGAPGPFAMADPDVVRERLTAAGFEEPELTGLRRPMYFGRDADHAYALVSGMLTWLVDDLDDVGRARALAGLRVNIETHETPEGVLYMSAAWLVTATRP encoded by the coding sequence ATGAGCGCCAGGACTCTGCACGTCGATCCGTCCAACGCCGAGCAGGCACGCGCCTGGGACGGTGACGAAGGCTCGTACTGGGCCGCGCACGCGGACGACTTCGACCGCGCGATTCACGCCTACCAGCGGCCGTTCCTGGACGCCGCCGCCCTCCACCGCGGCGAGCGTGTCCTCGACATCGGCTGCGGCAACGGGCTGACGTCCCGCGCCGCCGCCCGGCTCACCGTCGGCGGCCCCGTGCTCGGCATCGACCTGTCGGGCCCGATGCTGCGCTTCGCGCGGCGGGAGGCCGAGCGGGAGGGGCTCGACAGCGTCCGCCACGAGCAGGCGGACGCCCAGACCTATCCGTTCCCGGAGGCGTCGTTCGACGTCGCGATCAGCCGTATGGGGTGCATGTTCTTCGCCGATCCGGTGACGGCGTTCCGCAACATCGCCCGCGCGCTGCGGCCCGGCGGCCGGCTGGTGCTGCTGGTGTGGCAGGCCGTGGAGCACAACGAGTGGTTCCGGTCCTTCGCGACCGCTCTCGCGGCGGGCCGCGATCTGCCCGTGCCGCCGCCCGGCGCGCCCGGACCGTTCGCCATGGCCGATCCGGACGTCGTACGGGAAAGGCTCACCGCTGCCGGGTTCGAGGAGCCGGAGCTGACGGGGCTGCGCCGCCCCATGTACTTCGGGCGGGACGCCGATCACGCGTACGCCTTGGTCTCCGGGATGCTCACCTGGCTGGTCGACGACCTCGACGATGTCGGCCGGGCGCGGGCCCTCGCCGGTCTGCGTGTGAACATCGAGACCCACGAGACCCCGGAGGGTGTGCTCTACATGTCGGCCGCCTGGCTCGTCACCGCCACGCGCCCGTAG
- a CDS encoding TetR/AcrR family transcriptional regulator, translated as MSNETSTVTSTPAPAAPAGLRESKKRETRQLISDHATRLFMAQGFERTTIAEIADAARVAKKTVTNYFPRKEDMALDHQDAFAASLADTVAARSSGESALAALRRAFEAAVAAQDPIAGFAGPDFSRMIDDSPTLSACLRGLHDRREEALADALAGATGTTAADITPRTAAALLGAVHRVLFGRIQELTLAGHSNDDIARTVADEAARAFDLLEPALADYAVA; from the coding sequence ATGAGCAACGAGACGAGCACGGTGACGAGCACCCCGGCGCCTGCCGCACCGGCGGGCCTACGGGAGTCCAAGAAGCGCGAGACGCGACAGCTGATCTCCGATCACGCGACCCGGCTGTTCATGGCACAGGGCTTCGAGCGGACGACCATCGCGGAGATCGCCGACGCCGCGCGCGTGGCGAAGAAGACGGTGACCAACTACTTCCCGCGCAAGGAGGACATGGCGCTGGACCACCAGGACGCGTTCGCCGCGAGCCTGGCGGACACCGTCGCCGCACGGTCTTCCGGTGAATCGGCCCTCGCGGCGCTGCGCCGCGCGTTCGAGGCCGCCGTCGCGGCCCAGGATCCGATCGCCGGTTTCGCGGGCCCGGACTTCTCCCGCATGATCGACGACAGTCCGACTCTGTCCGCCTGCCTGCGCGGTCTGCACGACCGGCGCGAGGAGGCCCTGGCCGACGCCCTCGCCGGAGCCACGGGCACGACTGCCGCCGACATCACCCCCCGCACGGCCGCCGCTCTGCTGGGCGCGGTGCACCGGGTCCTGTTCGGTCGCATCCAGGAACTCACCCTCGCCGGGCACTCCAACGACGACATCGCGCGGACCGTCGCCGACGAGGCCGCCCGCGCCTTCGACCTGCTCGAACCGGCGCTCGCCGACTACGCGGTGGCCTGA
- a CDS encoding glycoside hydrolase family 19 protein, whose translation MALLVAILAATGLAAVLMPSASAASAATVCDTAPNWQQGAWYTAGNVVRYNGSYYIAEHDNPGYSPTVSTWYWDPYTCSGGGTPSPSGFVVSESQFNQMFPNRNSFYTYSGLKAALSAYPGFANTGSDTVKKQEAAAFLANVSHETGGLVHIVEQNTANYPHYCDWSQPYGCPAGQAAYYGRGPIQLSWNFNYKAAGDALGIDLLNNPWRVQNEAAVAWKTGLWYWNTQRGPGTMTGHDAMVNQAGFGHSIRSINGSLECDGKNPAQVQSRVSKYQQFAQILGVPTGGNLYC comes from the coding sequence ATGGCCCTGCTGGTCGCGATCCTCGCCGCCACCGGGCTCGCCGCGGTCCTGATGCCCTCCGCGTCCGCGGCGTCGGCGGCCACCGTCTGCGACACCGCTCCGAACTGGCAGCAGGGCGCCTGGTACACAGCTGGCAACGTTGTCAGGTACAACGGTTCGTACTACATAGCCGAGCACGACAATCCGGGCTACAGCCCGACGGTCAGCACCTGGTACTGGGACCCGTACACCTGCAGCGGCGGGGGCACCCCCTCCCCGTCCGGCTTCGTGGTCAGCGAGTCGCAGTTCAATCAGATGTTCCCGAACCGGAATTCCTTCTACACCTACAGCGGCCTGAAGGCGGCCCTGAGCGCCTATCCGGGCTTCGCCAACACCGGCAGCGACACGGTGAAGAAGCAGGAGGCCGCGGCCTTCCTCGCGAACGTCAGCCACGAGACCGGCGGCCTGGTCCACATCGTCGAGCAGAACACCGCCAACTACCCGCACTACTGCGACTGGAGCCAGCCGTACGGCTGCCCGGCCGGCCAGGCCGCCTACTACGGCCGCGGACCGATCCAGCTCAGCTGGAACTTCAACTACAAGGCCGCGGGCGACGCACTCGGCATCGACCTGCTGAACAACCCGTGGCGGGTCCAGAACGAGGCCGCCGTGGCCTGGAAGACGGGCCTTTGGTACTGGAACACCCAGCGCGGCCCCGGCACGATGACCGGCCACGACGCCATGGTCAACCAGGCCGGCTTCGGCCACTCCATCCGCTCGATCAACGGCTCCCTGGAGTGCGACGGCAAGAACCCGGCGCAGGTCCAGAGCCGGGTCAGCAAGTACCAGCAGTTCGCCCAGATCCTGGGCGTGCCGACCGGCGGGAACCTCTACTGCTGA
- a CDS encoding glutaredoxin family protein has translation MSPLLRRTKKNPAEHTVTLIGKPGCHLCDDARAVVRQVCDEAGASWEEKDINQDVELHRAYWEQIPVVLIDGEQHTFWKVDADRLRRALGV, from the coding sequence ATGAGTCCTTTGCTGCGGCGCACGAAGAAGAACCCCGCCGAACACACGGTCACCCTGATCGGGAAGCCCGGCTGTCACCTCTGTGACGACGCGCGCGCCGTCGTCCGGCAGGTGTGCGACGAGGCGGGCGCCTCCTGGGAGGAGAAGGACATCAACCAGGACGTGGAACTGCACCGCGCCTACTGGGAGCAGATCCCCGTCGTGCTGATCGACGGGGAGCAGCACACCTTCTGGAAGGTGGACGCCGACCGGCTCCGGCGGGCGCTCGGCGTCTGA
- a CDS encoding bifunctional uroporphyrinogen-III C-methyltransferase/uroporphyrinogen-III synthase, whose product MSPTTSNRPPLPAHGHGHVTFLGAGPGDPGLLTLRAVEALAGADVLIAEPHVLEVVRGHARASVSTPELTVVDGASTTAGIPVLRDAANLVMEAARGGKRVVRAVTGDPGLDTDAGQEMLACAAEGIPFEVVPGVAAAVGVPAYAGVPLRDEHGTDVRFIDARTASDRCWTEVGTSDGTVVVSTTLETVAAAAGELVAAGRKPDTPLTVTVAGTTTRQRTWTATLGTIAQTFKQAKVLPSPEGHQPVIAVVGERSAAAQRDQLAWFESKPLFGWKVLVPRTKEQAASLSDQLRSYGAVPHEVPTIAVEPPRTPQQMERAVKGLVTGRYEWIAFTSVNAVKAVREKFEEYGLDARAFAGIKVAAVGEQTAAALVDFGVKPDLVPSGEQSAAGLLEDWPPYDPVFDPIDRVFLPRADIATETLVAGLIELGWEVDDVTAYRTVRASPPPAETREAIKGGGFDAVLFTSSSTVRNLVGIAGKPHNVTVIACIGPATAKTAEEHGLRVDVLSPEPSVHRLAEALADFGAARRAAAVEAGEHVTRPSERRPGGRRRRTTT is encoded by the coding sequence TTGAGCCCCACCACCTCGAACCGTCCACCCCTTCCGGCACACGGACACGGGCACGTCACCTTCCTGGGTGCCGGTCCCGGCGATCCCGGTCTGCTGACTCTGCGCGCCGTCGAGGCACTGGCCGGCGCCGACGTGCTGATCGCCGAGCCGCACGTGCTCGAGGTCGTTCGCGGCCACGCGCGGGCGAGCGTGAGCACGCCTGAGCTGACGGTCGTTGACGGCGCGTCAACAACCGCCGGAATCCCCGTACTCAGGGATGCGGCCAATCTTGTCATGGAGGCCGCGCGGGGCGGCAAGCGGGTCGTCCGTGCGGTGACCGGCGACCCGGGCCTGGACACCGACGCAGGTCAGGAGATGCTCGCCTGCGCCGCGGAGGGCATCCCCTTCGAGGTCGTGCCGGGCGTGGCCGCCGCGGTGGGCGTGCCCGCGTACGCGGGTGTCCCGCTCCGCGACGAGCACGGCACCGACGTCCGCTTCATCGACGCGCGGACCGCCTCCGACCGGTGCTGGACCGAGGTCGGGACGAGCGACGGCACGGTCGTCGTCTCCACCACCCTGGAGACGGTCGCCGCGGCCGCCGGCGAACTGGTCGCCGCCGGCCGCAAGCCGGACACCCCGCTGACCGTGACCGTGGCCGGTACGACCACCCGGCAGCGGACGTGGACCGCGACGCTCGGCACCATCGCCCAGACCTTCAAGCAGGCGAAGGTGCTGCCGTCCCCCGAGGGGCACCAGCCGGTCATAGCCGTGGTCGGTGAGCGCAGCGCCGCCGCCCAGCGCGACCAGCTCGCGTGGTTCGAGTCCAAGCCGCTGTTCGGCTGGAAGGTACTCGTGCCGCGTACGAAGGAGCAGGCCGCCTCGCTCTCCGACCAGCTTCGTTCCTACGGCGCGGTGCCGCACGAGGTCCCGACCATCGCCGTCGAACCGCCGCGCACGCCGCAGCAGATGGAACGCGCGGTCAAGGGCCTCGTCACCGGCCGCTACGAGTGGATCGCCTTCACCTCCGTCAACGCGGTGAAGGCGGTGCGGGAGAAGTTCGAGGAGTACGGCCTCGACGCGCGCGCCTTCGCCGGCATCAAGGTCGCGGCGGTCGGCGAGCAGACGGCCGCCGCGCTCGTCGACTTCGGTGTGAAGCCCGACCTCGTGCCGAGCGGCGAGCAGTCCGCGGCCGGTCTGCTGGAGGACTGGCCTCCGTACGACCCGGTCTTCGACCCGATCGACCGCGTCTTCCTGCCGCGCGCCGACATCGCGACGGAGACGCTGGTCGCGGGCCTGATCGAGCTGGGCTGGGAGGTCGACGACGTCACGGCCTACCGGACCGTGCGGGCGTCGCCGCCGCCGGCGGAGACGCGCGAGGCGATCAAGGGCGGCGGCTTCGACGCGGTGCTGTTCACGTCGTCGTCGACCGTGCGGAACCTGGTCGGCATCGCCGGCAAGCCGCACAACGTGACCGTGATCGCGTGCATCGGTCCGGCGACCGCGAAGACCGCGGAGGAGCACGGGCTGCGGGTGGACGTCCTGTCCCCGGAGCCGTCCGTGCACCGGCTGGCCGAGGCCCTCGCCGACTTCGGCGCGGCGCGCCGCGCGGCGGCGGTCGAGGCGGGCGAGCACGTGACGCGCCCGTCGGAACGGCGACCGGGCGGGCGGCGGCGGCGTACGACGACCTGA
- the hemC gene encoding hydroxymethylbilane synthase, whose translation MTERALRLGTRRSKLAMAQSGQVAEAVRRLTGRDVELVEITTYGDVSREHLAQIGGTGVFVAALREALARGEVDFAVHSLKDLPTTQPDELALAAVPKREDPRDVLIARDGLTFEQLPNGARIGTGSPRRMAQLNAYARTHGRTVETVPIRGNVDTRIGFVRNGELDAVVLAAAGLNRIGRTDEVTDFLSVDFVLPAPGQGALAIECAASDADLVAALAELDDPRTRAAVTAERALLAALEAGCSAPVGALADLLGDGQEVTEMRLRGVVGTTDGSSLVQLSTTGPVPTSHDDAAALGRELADEMLAKGAAGLMGERAL comes from the coding sequence ATGACCGAGAGGGCACTGAGGCTCGGAACCCGGCGGAGCAAGCTGGCCATGGCCCAGTCCGGGCAAGTGGCAGAGGCGGTGCGCCGCCTCACCGGCCGCGACGTCGAGCTCGTCGAGATCACCACGTACGGGGACGTGTCCCGCGAGCACCTCGCGCAGATCGGCGGCACGGGCGTGTTCGTCGCCGCGCTCCGTGAGGCGCTGGCGCGCGGGGAGGTCGACTTCGCCGTTCACTCGCTGAAGGACCTGCCGACGACCCAGCCGGACGAGCTGGCGCTCGCGGCCGTGCCGAAGCGCGAGGACCCGCGGGACGTGCTGATCGCCCGCGACGGCCTGACCTTCGAGCAGCTGCCGAACGGCGCCCGGATCGGGACCGGTTCGCCGCGCCGCATGGCGCAGCTGAACGCGTACGCCCGCACCCACGGCCGGACGGTCGAGACGGTGCCGATCCGCGGCAACGTCGACACCCGCATCGGATTTGTACGGAACGGGGAGCTCGACGCCGTCGTGCTCGCCGCAGCCGGACTCAACCGCATCGGCAGGACCGACGAGGTGACCGACTTCCTGTCGGTCGACTTCGTCCTGCCCGCCCCCGGCCAGGGGGCACTGGCGATCGAGTGTGCCGCGTCCGACGCGGACCTCGTCGCCGCGCTCGCCGAGCTCGACGACCCGCGCACGCGGGCCGCCGTGACCGCCGAGCGTGCCCTGCTCGCCGCCCTGGAGGCCGGCTGCTCCGCACCTGTGGGTGCGCTGGCCGACCTGTTGGGCGACGGCCAGGAAGTCACCGAAATGCGCCTGCGCGGCGTCGTCGGCACGACCGACGGCTCCTCGCTGGTGCAGCTGTCCACCACCGGTCCCGTACCCACGTCGCACGACGACGCGGCGGCGCTCGGACGCGAACTCGCGGACGAGATGCTCGCCAAGGGTGCGGCCGGTCTTATGGGGGAGCGAGCACTTTGA
- a CDS encoding redox-sensing transcriptional repressor Rex, producing the protein MATGRNHRPATRSRGIPEATVARLPLYLRALTALSERSVPTVSSEELAAAAGVNSAKLRKDFSYLGSYGTRGVGYDVEYLVYQISRELGLTQDWPVVIVGIGNLGAALANYGGFASRGFRVAALIDADPAMAGKPVAGIPVQHTDELEKIISANGVSIGVISTPAGAAQQVCERLIAAGVTSILNFAPTVLSVPDGVDVRKVDLSIELQILAFHEQRKAGEEAETTNRRGPEGDMSAVMPA; encoded by the coding sequence GTGGCAACTGGCCGAAATCACCGACCGGCGACCCGTAGCCGAGGAATCCCCGAGGCCACCGTCGCCCGACTCCCGCTGTACCTGCGGGCTCTGACCGCACTTTCCGAGCGGTCCGTCCCCACGGTCTCCTCCGAGGAGCTCGCCGCGGCGGCAGGTGTCAACTCCGCGAAGCTGCGCAAGGACTTCTCCTACCTCGGCTCGTACGGGACCCGTGGCGTCGGCTACGACGTGGAGTATCTCGTCTACCAGATCTCCCGTGAACTGGGCCTGACGCAGGACTGGCCGGTTGTGATCGTAGGAATCGGTAATCTCGGCGCCGCGCTCGCCAACTACGGCGGCTTCGCGTCGCGTGGTTTCCGGGTCGCCGCACTGATCGACGCCGACCCGGCAATGGCCGGAAAGCCCGTCGCCGGCATCCCGGTCCAGCACACGGACGAACTCGAGAAGATCATCAGTGCCAACGGGGTCTCCATCGGGGTCATCTCCACGCCCGCCGGTGCCGCGCAGCAGGTGTGCGAGCGCCTGATCGCCGCCGGGGTCACCTCGATCCTGAACTTCGCCCCGACCGTGCTGTCCGTGCCCGACGGGGTCGACGTGCGCAAGGTCGATCTCTCGATCGAACTGCAGATCCTCGCCTTCCACGAGCAGCGCAAGGCCGGCGAAGAGGCCGAGACCACCAACCGCAGGGGCCCCGAGGGTGACATGTCCGCGGTGATGCCGGCATGA
- a CDS encoding VOC family protein has product MKITASTVSLTVDDVAASQAFFTTHLGYQEQAAADGFASLTRSDAAVDIVLLQRGIEVLPAEQRDQHAGGLILAFTLTGLEAEEKRLRGEGVEITMPLREEPWGERLFQITDPNGVIVQFVEWVPPAAADGAEGEM; this is encoded by the coding sequence TTGAAGATCACCGCCTCCACCGTCTCCCTCACCGTCGACGACGTGGCCGCTTCGCAGGCCTTCTTCACCACCCACCTCGGCTACCAGGAGCAGGCCGCCGCCGACGGCTTCGCCTCCCTCACCCGGTCCGACGCCGCAGTGGACATCGTTCTGCTGCAGCGCGGCATCGAGGTCCTGCCTGCGGAGCAGCGCGACCAGCACGCCGGCGGACTGATCCTCGCCTTCACTCTCACGGGGCTGGAGGCCGAGGAGAAGCGGCTGCGCGGCGAGGGCGTCGAGATCACCATGCCGCTGCGCGAGGAGCCGTGGGGTGAGCGGCTCTTCCAGATCACCGACCCGAACGGAGTGATCGTCCAGTTCGTCGAATGGGTCCCCCCCGCCGCCGCCGACGGCGCGGAGGGGGAGATGTGA
- a CDS encoding ATP-binding protein, which translates to MDKTMQHEDVRELFCRRERRSERAAREFAREALTAWEWGAGAGDVTLCVSELAANALVHGVPPGRGYLLRMWLYEQGCALRVEVHDSGYGRPRVRRPEGESGRGLLLVDALADRWGVGPREPGKVVWCEFERHRPFASIPRPSPSAPVKEP; encoded by the coding sequence GTGGACAAGACGATGCAACACGAGGACGTGCGCGAGCTGTTCTGCCGGCGTGAGCGCCGGTCGGAGCGCGCCGCGCGGGAGTTCGCCCGTGAGGCGCTGACCGCCTGGGAGTGGGGCGCGGGGGCCGGCGACGTCACCCTCTGCGTGAGCGAACTCGCGGCCAACGCGCTGGTGCACGGCGTACCGCCGGGCCGCGGGTACCTGCTGCGGATGTGGCTGTACGAGCAGGGGTGCGCCCTGCGCGTCGAGGTGCACGACAGCGGCTACGGGAGACCCCGCGTGCGCCGGCCGGAGGGCGAGTCGGGGCGCGGCCTGCTGCTGGTGGACGCGCTGGCCGACCGGTGGGGGGTGGGGCCGCGCGAACCCGGCAAGGTGGTGTGGTGCGAATTCGAGAGGCATAGGCCATTTGCATCAATCCCCCGGCCCTCTCCCTCTGCCCCTGTAAAGGAGCCCTGA
- a CDS encoding glutamyl-tRNA reductase: protein MSLLVVGLSHRSAPVSVLERASLPADARIKLLQDTLAAEPATEATVLATCNRIELYADVDKFHAGVAELSTLLAQHSGVGLEELTPYLYVHYEDRAVHHLFSVACGLDSMVVGEGQILGQIKDALALGQELHTAGRLINDLFQQALRVGKRAHSETGIDRAGQSLVTFGLEQLAAGAPVDGWAADKRALVIGAGSMSSLAATTLARLGVRELVVANRTTERAERLAAVLSEPGTLDARAVSMSQVPAELALADVAVSCTGATGLVLTAEAVAAALTEHMVPGASPAADLRAPEGSVVARLAALAARDGRVAELPGGADDLAGLPGVDRAGGPGAPEVGAPDAGAPGPADARADAATGAEDSLPGDAAGAECPVGLDDSLAQHAAWVDNGSRARDAHAGAVTAHGAGPVRLALLDLAMPRDIDAAVHRLAGVRLVDIESLAEASADAPMAADVDQVRSIVSDEVAAFGAAQRAAHITPTVVALRTMAADVVAGEMARLEGRLTGLDEKQRAEITQTVRRVVDKLLHAPTVRVKQLAGEPGGAGYADALRTLFDLDPETVASVSRADLNDADVKNRGRV, encoded by the coding sequence ATGAGTCTCCTGGTCGTGGGGCTGAGCCACCGCAGTGCTCCCGTGAGCGTGCTGGAGCGGGCGTCGCTGCCCGCCGACGCCCGGATCAAGCTGCTGCAGGACACCCTCGCCGCGGAACCCGCCACCGAGGCGACCGTGCTGGCCACGTGCAACCGCATCGAGCTGTACGCGGACGTGGACAAGTTCCACGCCGGTGTCGCCGAGCTGTCGACCCTGCTCGCCCAGCACAGCGGGGTGGGCCTCGAAGAGCTCACCCCTTATCTCTATGTGCACTACGAGGACCGGGCCGTCCACCACCTCTTCTCGGTGGCCTGCGGCCTGGACTCGATGGTCGTCGGCGAGGGCCAGATCCTCGGACAGATCAAGGACGCGCTGGCGCTCGGGCAGGAACTGCACACCGCCGGACGGCTGATCAACGACCTCTTCCAGCAGGCGCTGCGGGTCGGCAAGCGGGCCCACAGCGAGACCGGGATCGACCGTGCCGGGCAGTCGCTCGTCACCTTCGGTCTCGAGCAGCTCGCCGCCGGGGCACCGGTCGACGGATGGGCCGCGGACAAGCGGGCGCTGGTCATCGGCGCCGGTTCGATGTCCTCGCTGGCCGCCACGACGCTGGCGCGCCTCGGCGTGCGGGAGCTGGTCGTCGCCAACCGGACCACGGAGCGTGCGGAGCGGCTGGCCGCGGTGCTCTCCGAGCCGGGCACTCTCGACGCGCGCGCCGTCAGCATGTCGCAGGTGCCCGCCGAGCTGGCCCTGGCCGACGTGGCCGTGTCCTGCACCGGCGCGACCGGGCTCGTGCTGACGGCCGAGGCGGTCGCGGCCGCGCTCACCGAGCACATGGTGCCGGGCGCGTCCCCCGCCGCGGACCTGCGCGCCCCCGAAGGCAGCGTCGTCGCCCGGCTGGCCGCGCTCGCCGCACGCGACGGCCGCGTGGCCGAACTCCCGGGGGGCGCCGACGACCTGGCGGGCCTGCCGGGCGTGGACCGCGCCGGCGGCCCGGGTGCGCCCGAGGTGGGAGCGCCCGACGCGGGTGCGCCAGGACCGGCTGACGCGCGGGCGGACGCCGCCACTGGAGCCGAGGACTCGCTGCCCGGCGACGCGGCCGGGGCCGAGTGCCCCGTCGGCCTCGACGACTCCCTGGCGCAGCACGCCGCCTGGGTCGACAACGGCTCGCGCGCCCGCGACGCCCACGCCGGCGCGGTCACCGCGCACGGCGCCGGGCCCGTACGGCTCGCGCTGCTCGACCTGGCCATGCCGCGTGACATCGACGCCGCCGTCCACCGCCTCGCGGGCGTACGGCTCGTCGACATCGAGTCCCTCGCGGAGGCCTCGGCCGACGCGCCCATGGCCGCGGACGTGGACCAGGTGCGCTCCATCGTCTCCGACGAGGTCGCCGCGTTCGGCGCCGCCCAGCGGGCCGCGCACATCACGCCGACCGTGGTCGCCCTGCGCACCATGGCCGCCGATGTGGTCGCCGGGGAGATGGCGCGTCTCGAGGGACGGCTGACCGGACTCGACGAGAAGCAGCGCGCCGAGATCACCCAGACGGTGCGCCGCGTGGTGGACAAGCTCCTGCACGCGCCCACCGTGCGGGTCAAGCAGCTGGCCGGAGAACCCGGCGGCGCCGGGTACGCGGACGCGCTGCGGACCCTCTTCGACCTCGACCCGGAGACGGTCGCCTCCGTCAGCCGGGCCGACCTGAATGACGCAGACGTCAAGAACCGAGGGCGAGTATGA